The window TCTTTTTGTATGTGTCGTTTGAAAATAATTCGaatgaatattttgaattcAGTGAAAAGTACAGAATTAATTTAGAGAAGAATTCTTAatcgtctttttttttttttttttttttaaaaaaaagagaggaatataaaaaaaaaaaaaaaagcataaaggGAATTTacgaaatttttaaaatattggTATCTTTATGTAAGcagtatataaatttatccGTTTTTAAGTAATTATGAAACTGCTTGTTAAGTGTGATTATCTTCTGACTTTACATCgttttgtgtatatataaatatatgcataattattttgaataacTTGGAAATTATGTAAAAGCTGCAGTGCGTTTTAATTCTGCTATGTTACTActtcaataaatatacattttagcATACGttatatgatattatatgTGATATTATATGTGATATTTTATGTGGCATTTTATATGGCATTTTATATGACATTTTATATGACATTTTATATGACATTTTATATGACATTTTATATGACATTTTATAAGACATTTTATAtgacatttttttaaatctttttcATGCATCTTTTGACACCTCTTTGACTTGTTACTtatgttcaatttttttttcttattgaaGTCTCACCAAACCATCTTTACATAACtcaccttttttatttttgactGCCTCATCCCCCCCACACACacacaacaaaaaaaaaaaaaaatttttacgtCATTTACATTAGTAAGACGGGCAAGCTCTTAAGGGGACAGGACTCCCTCATTTAATGCAGAAAAgtatattgtaaatatttcgttttatatagtaataattaataGGAGTAACAAAAAGAATATGGTGGAAGAGAAATCTGATGAAGATGAGAAAGTTATAACaggaaaaaatgtaatttataataattttgaaaacaaagattttttaaacaattttaGAAGTTCACttgaaaacattaaaaaCCTGAACAAATCAGGCGAATTTTCGAATTGCTCAACATTCAGTAAAAAAGtagatattaaaaattttgagaaaaaatattttaaaaaagaagacaaaagcaagaagaataaaaaatttataatacatttaataccTTCAAAgaattcaaatttttataattttttaaaaaaaaaaaaagaagaagtgttaaataaatatggcAAGGATGACacgtataaatatgatattCACATAAGCCTAACGGGTTACTTTTTTTGTGACAATATAAAAGTGTTCATAAAAAcattgtacatttatatgttttattatgtaaaattatattatgcttttaaaaatttttcatatacgcacttgttttttcatttatcgCACAAGTATGTTAATGGTAGTTGTGGCAATAGTGCACTATtcataagagaaaaaagaagtcTAGTCAATTTTAACAATGGTAAAAAGAAGTCAAGACAGATAAAACATTATCTCTCATATTCACACCAGTCGCAACAGAAGAGAAATATAGCAGTAGTAACAAAAAATGACAACAAACACATATCTATTTTAAATggtaaaaatgatgaaagaAAGGATAATACCTTATATGAAAGGAATGTTATAACTACGAATGATGGATATGTAATTATTCCTATCCTGTGTGAATGGATTAAAcgtatttttgaaaatttcaattttttaataagaagTGAAAGTTTTTTATCTTCCAATAAATGCAAAACAAATGTAAAGGATAATATACATCTtaattacttatataaaaattccaTTATCTTAAAGAAAGCTAATGAAAATCATAACGGTGGTTATAATAGCAAGAATTGTTTACTTGTTAAAAATATCCCATTAAAAAACAATTGCCAAggaatagaagaaaaaacgAATATAAAATCTTCATATGAAGATGGTATAAACTCATGCGGCGCTAGTAACTCTGATGAGCAACAACTATTATCGGTTTGTGTAACTCCCCATGGGAAGGTGAATATGAATATGGATAGGAACATGGATATAAATACTAATATCAATATCATAAGAACTGCAAGTCATTCAAAAACACTTTCTGGCCATGTTGTTGGATGCAACACAAGAAACGAAACCGACGAGACCAGCATTTGGGATATGAATATAGAGGCACCCCGTTTGTCCACAAGCAATGAAACTGTAAGCACAGATAGTTACATGGAAAGTTGCACGGACAGTTATGCAGAATGTAACAACAATGGTCATccaaaaagaataaaaagaaaaaaacaacataataatagtaggaatgacaaaaaaaaaaaaaataatccttttaaaaaagaagaaactaataaaataaagtatcaGTATAATAATGCGAAAGTGAACCTTTGCGAATTTCGTATAAAAGACTGCAATCATATATCACTTGCATcgaatagaaataataaagacGTCCAAAATGATATtgcttatatgtataaagaTATGAAGCATCATTTTTCTAGCTGTTATTGGGACCTAGTTATGTTTGAATATAATGAAAGTATATTCCCccaggaaagaaaaaaaaataattttttaaatgaaatattcaggtttaaaaattttgctaTCTCGTAATTTTGCCCAGATAAGACACACccagtgtatatataaatatatgtaccaTAATGTACTTTATTAACACGTTCATcttatgcacatatatattgttttaacCCCGCCATatacgtgtatgtatatatatatatatatgagtgtgtgtgtgtgcgtgtatatacatgtgcatatactGATGAACAGAATGTGCGCACGGAGTAATTATGATTTTGCCATTACTTCCACAGGCGTTTTGGTAAATCATTAAATAGCAGAATTGCAAATATGTTAtcgattaaaaaaaaaaaaaatgcgcGCATTGGCTCCTTGtcaatatgtacatacatatatatatatatatatatgtgtgtgtattttGTGTATGGCTACCTCATGTGTGGACACATGTTTATAGTTGAGCATACATACGCACATAGTTTCCTAAACGTGGTGTTAGGgttgtgtatgtatgtgagCACGCATACGCGCAGTCGGTTagttatatatgtgtatataagttcatgcatatatatgtatgtgtatatatatatttatgtgtat of the Plasmodium malariae genome assembly, chromosome: 6 genome contains:
- the PmUG01_06010200 gene encoding conserved Plasmodium protein, unknown function, translating into MVEEKSDEDEKVITGKNVIYNNFENKDFLNNFRSSLENIKNLNKSGEFSNCSTFSKKVDIKNFEKKYFKKEDKSKKNKKFIIHLIPSKNSNFYNFLKKKKEEVLNKYGKDDTYKYDIHISLTGYFFCDNIKVFIKTLYIYMFYYVKLYYAFKNFSYTHLFFHLSHKYVNGSCGNSALFIREKRSLVNFNNGKKKSRQIKHYLSYSHQSQQKRNIAVVTKNDNKHISILNGKNDERKDNTLYERNVITTNDGYVIIPILCEWIKRIFENFNFLIRSESFLSSNKCKTNVKDNIHLNYLYKNSIILKKANENHNGGYNSKNCLLVKNIPLKNNCQGIEEKTNIKSSYEDGINSCGASNSDEQQLLSVCVTPHGKVNMNMDRNMDINTNINIIRTASHSKTLSGHVVGCNTRNETDETSIWDMNIEAPRLSTSNETVSTDSYMESCTDSYAECNNNGHPKRIKRKKQHNNSRNDKKKKNNPFKKEETNKIKYQYNNAKVNLCEFRIKDCNHISLASNRNNKDVQNDIAYMYKDMKHHFSSCYWDLVMFEYNESIFPQERKKNNFLNEIFRFKNFAIS